DNA from Acidobacteriota bacterium:
ATGAGACGGATGCCGTCCCGCAGGCGCCGTCGCGCGACGCGGGCCGAAATCACGACGTCGGGCAGGAACTGATAGCCCGTCCCCAACTGGAGTTCGCGGACCCGGCCCGGACGGAGATGCGGATCGACCGCCGCACTCGCGAAGTCGAGGCCGGCGCCGCTGTAATCGCCGGTCGCGTCCAGCGTCGCGACCGCGTCGAGGTCGGAGCGACCCGCCCGCGGCCGGGAGACGTCAATGTGCCACCAGGCGGCGCCGCCGTAGACCTTCCATCTTCCGCGGCCGGCGACGTCCCAGACGAACGCGAGCCGCGGTTCCGTGCGGTCGTCGAATTCGAGGTCAATGGGGCCCACCTGTTCCTCTTCAGCGCGAAGTCCGCCGTGCAGGGTCAGGTGCCTCCTGAAGGCGCCGCCCACGCGCCATGCGTCCTGCACGTAGAGGGCGCGCTTCTCCTGCCGCAGGCCGGCGGCGCCGAGCGGTCTACCGCTCCAGGCGTCGAGCCTGCCGCCCGGAAAGCGCAGCATCCGTCCGGAGCCCTGGGAACGGACGAGCTCCAGGCTGCTCCGGGAGTCCTGGATGCCAATCTCCAGCGTGTGGTCGAAGAGGAAGAACGACGGCTCCACCGCCCAGTTCCGGCGTTCCGCAGCGCGACGGACCCGGCCCGCCGGCGCGGCCTCGTACCAACCCGCCAGCCGCCCGGAGGCGGGCGCCACGAAGTACAGACCCGCGTCTTGCCAGGGGTCGCCGTCCTCGATGAAGTCGGATCGACCGCCGAACACGCGCAACCACAGGCGGTCGGTGACTCCCCACTCGACGTTGAGGCTGGTCGTCTGCCGTCGCGACCGGTCGCTCTCGATTCCGTCCAGCGACGGAAGGATCTCGAGTGCCGGTCGCCGGCCGTCGAGGTCGCCGGATCCGGCATGGTGCTTCAGGGTCAGGTTGCTGGCCGAGCCGGCCCACCAGTCGAGCTTGCCGACCGACTGTTCGATCGTCTCGACCCAGGTCATCGGCGCGCCCGCACCGAACAGGCTCTCCGTGCCGCGGGTGCGGCTTCTCGAGTAGCCGCCGAATGCACGGGCCCGCTTGTCCCGCAGCGGGCCGCCGGCAAAGACGGTCGCCTCGTCGCCCTCGATGCGTCTACGGTCCCTGCCGCCGGCCGGCGATTCTCCGGCAGCGAACAGGCGCAGGGCGAGCCGCTCGCCGTTGTCGAGCGGTTCGACCGTCGACCAGCCGCCGTTCACCTGCCATTCGGTCCCGCCCGAGCGAGTGATCAGGTCGATGTGGGGTCCTGCCATCGTCGCCGCCAGTTCCATCGTCCAGACGCGCACCTGATCCACCCAGCGGGGATCGATGGCGGTCGACCCCGGTTCGCGAAGCGCGCTCTCCTGACCGTCGACGCGGTAGTTGGCGAAGCCGGGCGGCCAGCCGTTGACCGCGATGTCCGAGTCCAGCGCGTCCAGGCCAGAGGCGAGGTCCAGGTTGAGCGCCGCCACGGGACCGGGTAGCTGCCGCAGGTCGTCGCCCGCCAGGACGTTCCCGTCGCTGCCGGTGACCACGTCGAGCAAAGGCGAGGAGACGAGGTCGAGCGCCGACTCACTGCCCGCCCTCATCTGGAAGTCCACACGCAGCACGCCGCCCGCGACCAGGATCAGGTTCTCGACCACGGACGTCGCGTAGCCGTCCACGGTCGCCTCGACGTAGTAATCGCCCGGAGGCAGGCCCGGCGCCCGGAAACTGCCGCCGCGACCGGCGCGAACGGTCTGGGTGCTGTGCAACTGGTCACCGGTGATCCTGATCTCGGCGCCGGGCAACGGGACGTCGGTCGTGGCGTCGCGCACCTGGCCGTTGATCTCGCCGTTCAGACCGGCGGAAGCCGGGCGCGGCCAGAGAAGAGCCATGCCGGCGAGCGCCACAACGAGCACGGTCGACACCGCTGGCGCCGCCGACAGTCGACTCGGTTCGCGTTTCGGCAGGAGCAGGGAAGCACAGGCGGACACCAGACCGACGACGGCGCCGGCCTGCAGCACAGACGTCAGTTCGAAACGATCGGCGAGTCCTCCGATTCCCCAGGTGGCAAGCCCGCCCGTCGCGAACAGGAAGCCGAGCGCCGTTCCCGAAGCCAGACCCCGGCGCCAGGGCAGCAGTTCCTGGGCCATGACGATCAGGATGGAGTGCGACGCCCCGAGCAACGCTCCGCACGGCAGGACGACGGCGAAGATGAGGCTCCCGGAGCCCGGCACCAGGGCCAGCAGCAGGGAACCCAGCAGCGTGGTCAGGAAGACGACGGGACGCCGCCCCCAACGGTCGGCCCAGGCCCCCGCCAGCACCGCGGTCACGGCGCCTCCGAGCAGGAACAGCCCGCTGGCGAGCCCCTGGGCCGAGGAGCTGTACCCCTGCTGGCTCAAGAGGAGAGGCAGGAACGCCATCGTTCCGAACATGGCCCAGGAACGGCTGGCGAACACCACCGCCAGGAGAGCGATGACGCCGCCGCGCACCGGGCGCCGCCGGCTGGCCCGCGTTTCCGGCGCAGCGGGCGGAGTCTCATCGGCCGACCGCACCTGGCCGGGCGCGCGATGGAGCCGCCGCGGGCCCATCGCGAACACCATGAAGATCGGTACGGGCACTGCCAGGAGCACGAGCCAGTAGATCCCGTTGAGCCCCGCCCGATCGAGAGCCAGCCCCGCCAGAAGCGGCCCGGTGGTGAGCCCGAGCTGACCGCAGAAGAAGAAGATGGCCGTGAACGTGGCCGAACGGGCGAGGTTCACCGTACTGGAGTGCATGACTCCCAAGGGATGAAAGGCGCCTGAGGCAACCGCCGCGAGCGCGAACGGGACGAGGAACAGCAGGAACCTCCCCGTGGCGGCGGCCGCATAGACCGCCAGCGCCATGCAGGCCAGGTTGAAGGCGACGCTGAACGGTCCGAGAAAGCGGCTGCCGACCCGATCGACCAGCCAGCCGAACGCCGGCTGGGTAGTGCCGGCCAGGACCTGGAACAGGCCCACGGCCAGCCCGATCTGGGCGGCGCTGAGACCGAGCGGCGCCTGGAGGAAGGCCAGCAGCACCGGCCCCATGCTGTTGAAGATGTCGATCCCGAGGTGACCTATGGTCACCGCCGCGAAGATTCGTCGCCCGTTCATGGCGAACCGATCCCGGCGTGAGCGTAGGTCACCGCCGCGAAGATCCGTCGCCCGTTCATAGGGAACCGATGCCGGTGTGAGGGTACGTCACCGCGGCGAAGATGCGCCGGCCGTTCATCCGCGGCCCGCTACCCGCCCGCGGGCGCGTCCCCTCTTGGTGCGCTGACGTCGCCGCCCCGGCGCGGATCCGCCACGCCAAGCAGGCTCGACCCCTCTACCAGGACCGCGGACACGTCCCCGCTCAGGCCGCGCTCGACCAGCTCGTGGCCCCTCGCCGCCAGAGCCTCGAGCGTCTCGGCGGCAAGACCGCCTTCCTCGTAGAACACCTGGTCCGGCCACGCCTGGTGATGCACCCGCGGACTCTCGACCGCCTGCCGCAGCCCCATTCCGTGGTCGATGACGTTCGAGATCACGTGGTAGACGGTGGTGATGATCGTCGGGCCGCCGGGTGTGCCGACGACCATCATCAGTTCGCCCTCGAGGTCGAGCACAATGCTCGGGGTCATGGACGACAACATCCGCTTGCCCGGGACGATGGCGTTGTTCTCGCCCTCGACCAGGCCGAACTGGTTCGGCTGACCCGGCGAGGCGGCGAAGTCGTCCATCTCGTTGTTCAGCAGGAAACCGGCGCCGGTGACGGTGACGGCGTTGCCGAAGCCGCTGTTGATCGTCGTCGTGACCGACGCCGCGTTGCCCCAGCGGTCGACCACGGAGTAGTGGGTCGTCTCGGTGCTCTCCGCGGGCGGCGCGACCTCGATCGGCGGCAGCGGCCGCGCTCTCTCGGGATCGATCCGGGCCCGCAGCCCGTCGGCGTAGTCCTGCGACTCGAACTGCCCGCGCGGTACGTCGACGAAGTCCGGGTCGCCGAGCAGGGTGTTTCGGTCCCGGAACGCGAGCCGCATGGCTTCGGCCTCCAGGTGGATCAGGTCGGGACTGCCGAACGGCGGCAGGGGATCCCAGCCCTCGAGGATGTTCAGGATCAGGCCCAGGGTCAGGCCGCCGGAAGAAACCGGCGGCATCGAGTAGATCGTGTGTCCGCGGTAGGCGACCTCGACCGGCTCGCGCCACACCGGCGCGTAGTCCTCGAGGTCCTGGAGCGAGATGAGCCCCACGCCGCGCTCCATCTCAGCGACGATCAGGTCGGCAACGCGGCCGCGATAAAAGCCGTCCGGACCCTGGTCCGCGATCGCCTGAAGCGTGGCCGCGAGGTCTGGCTGTTCCAGCATCGCCCCCGGTGGCGGTGCCTCGCCATCGACCAGGAACTGCATCGCGCTGGCCGGGAACCGGTTGAGGCGCGGCGCGGCCGACTCCAGACTCCGCGATCGCGGCTCGTCGATCTCGTGGCTCCGGGCCAACTCGACCGCCGGTGCGACCAGGTCGCTCCAGGGCAGGGATCCGTACGTCCGGTGCATCTCCCAGAGCCCGGCCACCGAACCCGGCACGCCGGCCGCGAGGTGACCGACAACCGCGCTCTCCGCGACCTTGCCTTCATCGTCCAGAAACATGTCGCGGGTCGCCGCACCCGGCGCCTTCTCGCGGTAGTCCAGCGCACGGACTTCGCCGTCGTTCGACCGGTAGATCAGAAACCCGCCGCCGCCGATGTTGCCGGCGGCGGGCAGGACCGCGGCGAGCGCGAAGCCGACAGCTACGGCGGCGTCGATAGCGTTTCCGCCCTGTTCCAGAACCCCGGCGCCGACGTCGGAGGCGAGGCCGTGGCCGCTGACGACCATGCCGTGTGCGCCCTCAGCCGCCGGCGCCGTGCCGCCGAGACCCCAGGACGACTGTCCCGAAGCAGCTTCTCGTACCGCCTCGGGCCCCGCGCAGGAAACGCCGAGCAGGAACGCGGCGACCAGAACGCCTGCAACCGGGCGGCGAGCGAGCGGACGCGAGGCAATGGTCGCGAGCCGGCTCATCGCGGGAGGCACGGTATCAAAGCAGCCGGATACGCTTGTTCCATCCCTGCCCGGAGACGGCCTCCCTACACCGGAGAAGAACCATGCAGACCAAGCTCCCCGAGCTGACGATCGGCATTGAGGAGGAGTACCAGATCATCGACCCCGAAACCCGGGAGTTGAAGCCCTTCATCCAAGAGTTCCTGGAGCAGGGACAGATCGTGCTCCAGGAGCAGATCAAGGCGGAGCAGCTGCAGTGCCAGGTCGAGGTCGGCAGCGAGGTCTGCCGCTCGATCGACGAGGCCCGCCAGGAGCTCATCCGGCTGCGGCGCTCGATCGGACACCTGGCGTCGCGGAACGGCCTCCGCATCGCGGCCGCCAGCACCCATCCGTTCTCCTCCTGGCAGGAACAGGACGTCACGGAGGCGGAGCGCTACGTCACGATGCAGGAGACCTTCGGCGACGTTGCACGGCGACTGCTGATCTTCGGCATGCACGTCCACATAGGCATTCCCGATCGCAACCTGCGAATGGACATCATGGACCAGTCGCTCTACTTCCTTCCCCACCTACTGGCGCTGTCGACGAGCTCGCCACTCTGGCAGGGGCGGGACACCGGGCTCAAGTCCTATCGGTCCGTGATCTTCGAGAGCCTGCCCCGCTCGGGCCTGCCGCCTTCGCTCCGGTCCTATGCCGAGTACGAGCGGCTGGTCGACGTCCTGGTGCAGACGAGGTGCATCGAGGAGCCGACCCAGATCTGGTGGGACGTCCGCCCCCACCCCAAGTTCCCGACGATCGAGTTTCGCGTCTGCGACGTATGCACGAAGATCGACGAGGCGCTGTGCCTCACCGCGCTTCTGATGGCGATCGTGGCCAAACTGATCCGGTTGCGCAGGAACAACCAGGCGTGGCGCCGCTATCCGCGCCACCTGATCTACGAGAACAAGTGGCGCGCCATGCGCTACGGCATCGACGGCAAGCTGATCGACTTCGGCAAGGGCGAGGAGGTGCCGCTACGGTTCCTGACCCTGGAACTGCTCGAGTTCGTCGACGACGTGCTCGACGAACTCGGCGTCCGCAAGGAAGCCGAGTACGTCCACACGATCCTCGCCGAAGGCACCAGCGCCGACCGCCAGATCGCCCGCGCCGAAGGGGGCAACCTCCACGCCGTCGTCGACGGCCTGATCGAAGAGACCCGCGAAGGCTGCGACTGATCGTTGGTGACCCGTCTGCGGCCCGGTCCGGAGGGGAGGGTCCCGGACGGACGCTCACCCCCTCTTGGTGAGTGGAGGGATGGGGGTTCGCTTCGGTCGACTTCGCTCCGACTCGATGTCGGTTGATGCAGCAACGTGGGCAGTCGCTCGTCTCTAGCCCGCCGGGACCCTCCCCTCCGGACCGAGCCGCAGACTAGACGTCGTTGCACACTGGGTGCGCCGGCGCCCCCGCCGGCTGCCGCCACAGGCGGCCAGAAAGACGCGCCGCGAAGCGGCGACCGCATTGGCGGACCCTAGAGAGAGTCCTGGGGTGTGCCGCGCGACGGCCGAGCCATGAACAGCGGAACCACTGCGAGGAGGGAGAAGAAGAGGAGAGCAGGCGCGAGAAAGCCAGGCCAGATCCAGATCCTGTTGCCGCCCGCAGCACTCTCGTACGTCGGCACGGGGACCGCGCCCTCCTGCTGCAGCCGCCGGACCCGGTCCGGCGGGAAGGCGTGGCGCAGGCTGCCGTCGGGATTCCGTACTTCCTCCAGCACGGCCGGGTAGTAGCGGTTCAGGATTGCCTGTTCGGCCGCGGCGGTCGGCCAGTCCTCCGCGTCGAAGGCCTCGTTGCGGGCCTGGACGTGCCAGGCGGCCTCGGACAGGAAGTGGTCCTCGACCTGCCAGGGCTGGAAGGGTGGCGTCGGCGGCTGATTCGCGGGCCAGCGGGCGCGTCGGTCCTCGTTCAGGCTCTCGAGCCGCTCGGCGCTGTAGTTGCTGCGGAAGCTGCCGAGTTCCGGGTCGCTGATCCGGTGGCCGAGGTTCGTCAGGTCGACGAGGCCGACCGACGCCACGGCGAAGACGACCCACAAGCCAGCAAGCGCGCGGCGTTCGGCTGGGCTGGGCGCATCGGTGTCGAATCCGAACAGGCCCGCCCCGAAGACGACGCCGCAGCCGGCGGCGGAGGCGTTCAGCAGGCAGTCGTAGAAGTCGCCGGCGCGGACCCAGACCAGCCACTGGATGAACTCGTCGGCGATCCCGAGTAGGGAAGTCAGAACGGCGGCAGAGAACGCCGCCGCGATGGCCGATCGGCCGCCCCTGAGGAAGACCCGGTAGAGCAGCAGAGCGACCACTCCGTAGAGAACCAGGTGCATTCGCTCGAGAGCGGACTCTTCGGGGCGTCCGCGGGCGAGTGCTGTCGCCTGGACGGCCGCCCACAGCAGACCGAGCGCCATCGCGATCCAGTTCTTCCGTCGCAGGCGCCGTGCCGAACGAACCACCCAAACCACGAAGGCCGCCGCCGCGACCCAGAACAGGATCGTCGGGACGATCACAAGAAGCGAACGGTCGACGTCCTCCTGAATCCACCGGGTGAGCCGCCCCAGGAAGGGCGCCGAACCGACGATCCACAGGGCGATCAGGGCAGGTGCCGCGAAGCGGCGCATCGGCAGAGCACGCTAGCAGCCTGAGGGCGACACGGGTGTAGGCTCACGGCAGGAGGCAGGAGGGAACACATGGCAGAGCCAGCGCGAATCGACGCTCACACCACGGAAGGAGCCCCGCATCATCGTCCCGTCTCGGCGAACAGCGGCGGCGACCTGAGAGAGGCGCTCGACGATTTCCTCGAACTGAAGGAGATGGTCGCGGCCCAGGAGGCTGATCGTGCCCTGCACGATCAGCCGCAGATGGTCAGTCGCTTCTACGATGTCGTCACCAAGTTCTATGAGTACGGCTGGGGCCAGTCGTTCCATTTTTCCCCACGACGGTCCGGCGAGAGCCTCCGGGACGCCGTCCGCCGTCACGAGATCAGCATCGGCGAACTCCTGGCCCTCGGGCCAGGAACGAAGGTCGCCGACATCGGATGCGGCGTCGCCGGGCCGCTGGTCACGATCGCGAATTCCACGGGCGCCAGCATCACGGGGATCAACCTCAACGCGTACCAGATCGCGAGAGGCCAGCGATCGCTGCGCCGCGCCGGCCTTCAGGAAACATGCGGTTTCCTGCTCGCCAGCTTCATGGACGTGCCCGTCGACGACGGCTACTTCGACGCCGCCTATTCGTTCGAATCGACTTGCCACGCGCCCGACAAGACCCTCTGCTTCAAGGAGCTCTATCGGCTGCTCAGGCCGGGAGGCGAGCTTGCCCTGATCGACTGGTGCCTGACCGACAGCTTTGACGAGGACGACCCCATCCATCGCGACATTCGGGACCGACTCGAGTTCGGAAACGCCACGCCCAACCTGCTCACGACCTCCAGCCAACTCGACCTCGTTCGGGCCGTCGGTTTTGAGATTCTCTCGGGCCGTGACCAGGCGCTCGAGTGCGACCCCGACGCTCCCTGGTACCGCTCGCTCCAGGGGCGCGACCTTTCGCTCGCGTCGCTTGGGCGGATTCCCGCCGGCCGATGGTTCACGGCCAGGGCGACCAGCCTGCTGGAGCTGCTCCGCATCGCGCCGGCCGGCACCGGCGAGGCCGCCCGCATCCTCAACGTCGCGGCCGATTCCCTCGTCGAGGCCGGCGTGGCGGGCATCTTCACGCCGTCCTTCCTGATCCACGCGCGCAAACCGGGCGGCTCGGTCTCTTCGTAGCGGTTGGAGGTCCATCGTGGGCTTCAGGACTCGCCGTTCAAGGCACCGGGAACCCCAGACATCGGACGACCTGCGTCTCGCCAGCTACCCCCATCCCTATCCGGACGGCTGGTACCGGCTGATGACCTCGAAGTCGCTCCGGCGCGGGCAGATCCGCTACCTGGAGTGCCTGGGCCGCGCGCTGGTCGTGTGGCGCAGCCAAGACTCGGACGACGTGCACGCGATGCAAGCGTTCTGCCCCCACCTCGGCGCGAACCTCCGGCATGGCCGCGTCCGCGAGAACCGGATCGAGTGCCCGTTCCACAACTGGCAGTTCACCGGTGACGGCCGGGCCGCCTGCGTGCCCTACAGCGACAGCGCCCCGAGCCGCGTCGCGGCCGAGAGCTTTCCGGTACAGGACGTGCATGGGCAGATCTTCATGTACCACCGAAGCGGCGGCGCCAGACAGGAGGCGGGCGACGAGGTGCCGTACCCCGTCCCGCGGCTCCCGGAAGTCGACGAGGGGAGGTTCGCTTTCCGAGGCCACTACGACGCCGGCCGCGTCCACATGCACATCATCGAGTTCGTCGAGAATGCCGCCGACTTTGCCCACTTCATGTACATCCATGAGCAGATGAACGTTCCGTGGACCGGAATCCCGGTTCCCGGCATCAAGATAGAACACACGCCCGGCGTGGAGTTCCCGGAGGACCGGCCCTGGACGATGGACTTCCTCGACGAAGCCGTGCTCAAGTTCCGCGGCCGTCCTCTCGAGCGGACACGGACAAGGGCGCGGGCCACGTTCACGGGCGCGGCCAGCATCGTGAACTTCAGGTTCTTCATTCCCGACGCCGGAGAGATCGACCTGTGTCAAACGCACCTGCCGGTCGGGCCGCTCGAGCAACAGGTCGACTTCCACTGGTTCGCCGACCGAACGGTCCCGCGGCTGCTGGCCTGGTACGTCGTCGGCAACTGGATCTCCCAGTGGCGCCACGACATCCGGATCTGGGAGAACAAGACCTATCTCGACCACCCGACCCTCTGCCGCGACGACGGACCCGTAGTGCGCATGCGGCGCTGGTACCGGCAGTTCTTCCCGGATCCGCAACCGGCGGGGAAGCGACCCGGGATGCCGCAGCGGACGCCGAGCGAGCGTACTGAAGGCCGGCTGGTCGGTGCAGTCTCCAACTGACGTGCTGCGCTTTCTGACAGCCGCCTTGTGCGTCCATTTGACCGGCCTGACCGCACCGGCGCCGGCCGCCGACCCGGAGTCGAACCCGGTGGTCCGCATCGAGCGCTGGATCGAGGGCGGCGCCCGGGTCGACTGGTCCCGCCAAGGCGACTGGCTGGCCTACGACAAGGCCGGGGAGGACGGCCGCTACGACGTCTACATCACATCCACGGACCTTCTGGCCGAGCGCTGCCTGACATGCGACATGTACGCGCTGCGCAAGGACAACGCGATGAACCCGGTGTGGCATCCCTCGGGCGAACGGCTCATCGTGCAGGTCCAGAGCCACCCGAAGCGGCTCAAGTTCGTGGCCGATCCGCTGCGGCTCCTGACTCCCGACCGCGGCGTTCACAGCGAGCTCTACGACATCGACCGCAGGGGTGAGCACTTCACCCTGCTCACCCGGTTCGCGGCCAGCGGCTCGGCGGTGCTCGATCCCCACTTCGCCTTCGACAGCGACCGGCTGGTGTGGAGCGAGCGGATCAAGGCGCGCAAGGGGCGTTACGGCGCCTGGCAACTGCGCAGCGCCCAGTTCCAGGTCAACCGCAGCGGCATCGCCAAGCTGCGCAGGATCAGGACCTACGCGGTGCCGGTCGACGCGCTGATCGTCCCCCAGGGCCACACCCCCGACGACCGGGGCGCCCTGGTCGCGGCGAACCTGGAACCCGGGCAATCGCCCGACACGCTCGACCTCTACCGCCTGCGCTTCGACGGCGGCGAACCCGAGCGGCTCACCCACTCCCGGGGCGGCGCCGACGAGTACGCCCGCCTGTCGCCCACGGGCCGACACATCGCCTTCACGTCGAACGCCGGGATCCGCGGCACCGAGCCCGATCAGACCGTGCCTTCCTCAGCACGTCGCGAGCTGTGGCTGATGGACGCGGACGGCTCGAACAAGCGCCGGCTCACGTTCTTCAACGACCCGACCTCCGAGGACAGCCTCGGCCACACCTACGTCGGCGATATGGCCTGGAGTCCAACCGGCGACCAGATCGCCGTCCACGTCCTCTGGGGCGGCAGCCGCAACGGCGACCGCCCGCGCGAAGCGCTGTACCGTATCCACCTCGACCCGTCTTTCCGGCGCTAAGGAAACGCATATGAGAAAACGTCCCGCCTCGTTCCTGTTGGCCGTCGCGCCGGCGGCACTCCTTGCCGCCATGCCCGCAGCGGCGCAGGACGACCCCCACGTCTTCCGCGGCGCGCGGCTGCTGCCGATCGCCGGGGAGCCGATCGACGACGGCGTCCTCGTGGTCCAGGGCGGCAGGATCACCGAGGTCGGCGGACCCGACACGCGCACGCCCCGCGGCGCCGTCGAGCACGACGTCAGCGGCAAGGTGCTGATGCCCGGGCTCGTCGACACCCACTCGCACATCGGCTCGGTCTCCGGCGGCGACCGCTCCTCACCGCTGCATCCCGACGTGCGCAATCTGGACTCGATCGACATCGCCTCCGACAGCATCTGGCGCGCCCGATCCGGCGGCATCACGACGGTCAACATGATGTCGGGATCGGGCCACCTCATGTCCGGGCAGACCGTCTACGTCAAGCTCCGCGACGGCGCCCGAACGATCGAGGACTGGCTCTTCTGCGACGATCCGCTGACGGGTATCTGTGGCGGCCTCAAGATGGCGAACGGCACGAACTCCATCGGCCAGCCGCCCTTCCCCGGCACCCGCGCCAAGTCCGCGGCCCTGGTCCGCAACCTCTACCACGAGGCCGTGGAGTACCGCGAGAAGATGGCTGCAGCCGAGGCCGAGGGGGACGACGAAGGCGGCGACGGGCCAGCGAAGCGCGACCTGCGGATGGAGGCCCTGGTCGAGGTGCTCGACGGCAGGAGGATCGTCCAGCATCACACCCACCG
Protein-coding regions in this window:
- a CDS encoding MFS transporter, translating into MNGRRIFAAVTIGHLGIDIFNSMGPVLLAFLQAPLGLSAAQIGLAVGLFQVLAGTTQPAFGWLVDRVGSRFLGPFSVAFNLACMALAVYAAAATGRFLLFLVPFALAAVASGAFHPLGVMHSSTVNLARSATFTAIFFFCGQLGLTTGPLLAGLALDRAGLNGIYWLVLLAVPVPIFMVFAMGPRRLHRAPGQVRSADETPPAAPETRASRRRPVRGGVIALLAVVFASRSWAMFGTMAFLPLLLSQQGYSSSAQGLASGLFLLGGAVTAVLAGAWADRWGRRPVVFLTTLLGSLLLALVPGSGSLIFAVVLPCGALLGASHSILIVMAQELLPWRRGLASGTALGFLFATGGLATWGIGGLADRFELTSVLQAGAVVGLVSACASLLLPKREPSRLSAAPAVSTVLVVALAGMALLWPRPASAGLNGEINGQVRDATTDVPLPGAEIRITGDQLHSTQTVRAGRGGSFRAPGLPPGDYYVEATVDGYATSVVENLILVAGGVLRVDFQMRAGSESALDLVSSPLLDVVTGSDGNVLAGDDLRQLPGPVAALNLDLASGLDALDSDIAVNGWPPGFANYRVDGQESALREPGSTAIDPRWVDQVRVWTMELAATMAGPHIDLITRSGGTEWQVNGGWSTVEPLDNGERLALRLFAAGESPAGGRDRRRIEGDEATVFAGGPLRDKRARAFGGYSRSRTRGTESLFGAGAPMTWVETIEQSVGKLDWWAGSASNLTLKHHAGSGDLDGRRPALEILPSLDGIESDRSRRQTTSLNVEWGVTDRLWLRVFGGRSDFIEDGDPWQDAGLYFVAPASGRLAGWYEAAPAGRVRRAAERRNWAVEPSFFLFDHTLEIGIQDSRSSLELVRSQGSGRMLRFPGGRLDAWSGRPLGAAGLRQEKRALYVQDAWRVGGAFRRHLTLHGGLRAEEEQVGPIDLEFDDRTEPRLAFVWDVAGRGRWKVYGGAAWWHIDVSRPRAGRSDLDAVATLDATGDYSGAGLDFASAAVDPHLRPGRVRELQLGTGYQFLPDVVISARVARRRLRDGIRLMPLLAGGEVVPTLLTPGRGAGGELPQLAQDWWGAELNANVGFSPSWRIHFSYLLSRLTGNHEAGGLGLEAGTLPGAHPVLAALDVCSSPVPCDMFDVTTDSRRLSLDREHQLSGWLVLSPGERWLMALVYRFRTGAAYVPRALTVRVDEARRILSTGLTPLAPGADAPVKSADLKRADLSLTYRVPLRSDDRRLSLFAEALNVFDQDAANQLWPLAYLDPVFVGPGRTDLLVSAAAQGARPDLRESLPVAFQTSRRVRAGLRLQF
- the ggt gene encoding gamma-glutamyltransferase, giving the protein MSRLATIASRPLARRPVAGVLVAAFLLGVSCAGPEAVREAASGQSSWGLGGTAPAAEGAHGMVVSGHGLASDVGAGVLEQGGNAIDAAVAVGFALAAVLPAAGNIGGGGFLIYRSNDGEVRALDYREKAPGAATRDMFLDDEGKVAESAVVGHLAAGVPGSVAGLWEMHRTYGSLPWSDLVAPAVELARSHEIDEPRSRSLESAAPRLNRFPASAMQFLVDGEAPPPGAMLEQPDLAATLQAIADQGPDGFYRGRVADLIVAEMERGVGLISLQDLEDYAPVWREPVEVAYRGHTIYSMPPVSSGGLTLGLILNILEGWDPLPPFGSPDLIHLEAEAMRLAFRDRNTLLGDPDFVDVPRGQFESQDYADGLRARIDPERARPLPPIEVAPPAESTETTHYSVVDRWGNAASVTTTINSGFGNAVTVTGAGFLLNNEMDDFAASPGQPNQFGLVEGENNAIVPGKRMLSSMTPSIVLDLEGELMMVVGTPGGPTIITTVYHVISNVIDHGMGLRQAVESPRVHHQAWPDQVFYEEGGLAAETLEALAARGHELVERGLSGDVSAVLVEGSSLLGVADPRRGGDVSAPRGDAPAGG
- a CDS encoding carboxylate-amine ligase; this translates as MQTKLPELTIGIEEEYQIIDPETRELKPFIQEFLEQGQIVLQEQIKAEQLQCQVEVGSEVCRSIDEARQELIRLRRSIGHLASRNGLRIAAASTHPFSSWQEQDVTEAERYVTMQETFGDVARRLLIFGMHVHIGIPDRNLRMDIMDQSLYFLPHLLALSTSSPLWQGRDTGLKSYRSVIFESLPRSGLPPSLRSYAEYERLVDVLVQTRCIEEPTQIWWDVRPHPKFPTIEFRVCDVCTKIDEALCLTALLMAIVAKLIRLRRNNQAWRRYPRHLIYENKWRAMRYGIDGKLIDFGKGEEVPLRFLTLELLEFVDDVLDELGVRKEAEYVHTILAEGTSADRQIARAEGGNLHAVVDGLIEETREGCD
- a CDS encoding VanZ family protein, which encodes MRRFAAPALIALWIVGSAPFLGRLTRWIQEDVDRSLLVIVPTILFWVAAAAFVVWVVRSARRLRRKNWIAMALGLLWAAVQATALARGRPEESALERMHLVLYGVVALLLYRVFLRGGRSAIAAAFSAAVLTSLLGIADEFIQWLVWVRAGDFYDCLLNASAAGCGVVFGAGLFGFDTDAPSPAERRALAGLWVVFAVASVGLVDLTNLGHRISDPELGSFRSNYSAERLESLNEDRRARWPANQPPTPPFQPWQVEDHFLSEAAWHVQARNEAFDAEDWPTAAAEQAILNRYYPAVLEEVRNPDGSLRHAFPPDRVRRLQQEGAVPVPTYESAAGGNRIWIWPGFLAPALLFFSLLAVVPLFMARPSRGTPQDSL
- a CDS encoding methyltransferase domain-containing protein, producing the protein MAEPARIDAHTTEGAPHHRPVSANSGGDLREALDDFLELKEMVAAQEADRALHDQPQMVSRFYDVVTKFYEYGWGQSFHFSPRRSGESLRDAVRRHEISIGELLALGPGTKVADIGCGVAGPLVTIANSTGASITGINLNAYQIARGQRSLRRAGLQETCGFLLASFMDVPVDDGYFDAAYSFESTCHAPDKTLCFKELYRLLRPGGELALIDWCLTDSFDEDDPIHRDIRDRLEFGNATPNLLTTSSQLDLVRAVGFEILSGRDQALECDPDAPWYRSLQGRDLSLASLGRIPAGRWFTARATSLLELLRIAPAGTGEAARILNVAADSLVEAGVAGIFTPSFLIHARKPGGSVSS
- a CDS encoding Rieske 2Fe-2S domain-containing protein, which translates into the protein MGFRTRRSRHREPQTSDDLRLASYPHPYPDGWYRLMTSKSLRRGQIRYLECLGRALVVWRSQDSDDVHAMQAFCPHLGANLRHGRVRENRIECPFHNWQFTGDGRAACVPYSDSAPSRVAAESFPVQDVHGQIFMYHRSGGARQEAGDEVPYPVPRLPEVDEGRFAFRGHYDAGRVHMHIIEFVENAADFAHFMYIHEQMNVPWTGIPVPGIKIEHTPGVEFPEDRPWTMDFLDEAVLKFRGRPLERTRTRARATFTGAASIVNFRFFIPDAGEIDLCQTHLPVGPLEQQVDFHWFADRTVPRLLAWYVVGNWISQWRHDIRIWENKTYLDHPTLCRDDGPVVRMRRWYRQFFPDPQPAGKRPGMPQRTPSERTEGRLVGAVSN